From Culicoidibacter larvae, one genomic window encodes:
- the pdxK gene encoding pyridoxine/pyridoxal/pyridoxamine kinase, translated as MTPKKVLTIAGSDTSGGAGIQADLKTFQERDVYGMTALTVIVAMDPDNGWAHQVFPIETEIIKAQLATVLGGIGIDALKTGMLPTVEIITLVGKTIQESATPIVVIDPVMVCKGADQPLFPENTTAMQTHLLPYATVVTPNLFEAAQLAGMAPITTLDEMKTAAEKIAAFGTKYVVVKGGKVLGGAKAIDLLYDGETHTVFESEKIDTTYNHGAGCTFSACITAELAKGADIFDAVQTAKTFVTEALRDSFPLNEYVGPLYHKALAKK; from the coding sequence ATGACTCCAAAAAAAGTATTAACAATTGCCGGTAGTGACACCAGTGGTGGTGCCGGAATCCAAGCCGATTTAAAAACTTTCCAAGAACGTGATGTTTATGGTATGACTGCCTTAACTGTCATTGTTGCCATGGATCCCGATAATGGTTGGGCGCACCAGGTGTTCCCGATTGAAACAGAAATTATCAAAGCGCAGTTAGCAACTGTTTTGGGTGGTATTGGTATTGATGCCTTGAAAACCGGTATGTTGCCAACGGTAGAAATTATTACCCTTGTTGGTAAAACTATTCAAGAATCTGCTACCCCAATCGTAGTTATTGACCCGGTAATGGTATGCAAAGGCGCTGATCAGCCACTCTTCCCGGAAAATACGACTGCCATGCAAACCCATTTATTACCATATGCAACTGTAGTAACGCCAAACTTATTTGAAGCGGCGCAACTTGCCGGCATGGCACCAATTACTACACTTGACGAAATGAAAACAGCGGCAGAAAAAATTGCTGCGTTCGGGACAAAATATGTTGTTGTCAAAGGCGGCAAAGTGCTTGGCGGTGCTAAAGCTATTGATTTACTGTATGATGGCGAAACCCATACGGTTTTTGAATCAGAGAAAATCGATACAACTTACAATCATGGTGCCGGTTGCACCTTCTCTGCCTGCATCACTGCCGAATTAGCAAAAGGTGCTGATATCTTTGATGCGGTGCAAACTGCAAAAACTTTTGTCACTGAAGCATTGCGTGATTCATTCCCATTGAATGAGTATGTCGGGCCGTTGTATCATAAAGCTTTGGCGAAAAAATAA
- a CDS encoding iron-containing alcohol dehydrogenase: protein MQDFIYNIPTKIIFGPERLALLPEEIKAHGNRVLLLYGKNSIKTTGLYDKVVGQLKNHSIVFEELSGVKPNPSIESVRAGIRMMYEHKLDFILAVGGGSVIDCAKAIAAGYHYDGDAWDLVVGKATIQKAVPIGTILTLAATGSEMNGSSVISNEATIEKIGFGSPLLRPVFTFEDPTLTYTVSTYQTAAGSVDIFAHLLENYFSSHDDEGISDRMIEAMMLNVIHYAPIAVATPDNYDARANLMWTSTLALNGLTGFGRSGGDWASHAIEHEVSAYYDITHGAGLAILFPYVLESYLAKDIVDKLPLTKFTQLGRNVFHLEADDDAILAQLTIDALRDFFRSLNMPLQLNEEKVDDTHFRAMADHPVNTTGTLGCYQPLTADDIYTIYKKAL from the coding sequence ATGCAAGATTTTATTTATAACATTCCTACAAAAATTATTTTCGGACCTGAGCGGCTGGCACTTTTGCCTGAGGAAATTAAGGCTCATGGCAATCGTGTGCTTTTGCTCTATGGCAAGAACAGTATTAAAACGACCGGTCTTTATGATAAAGTGGTTGGTCAGCTAAAAAATCATAGTATTGTTTTTGAAGAACTAAGTGGTGTAAAGCCCAATCCAAGCATTGAAAGTGTTCGTGCCGGCATTCGCATGATGTATGAACATAAACTTGATTTTATTTTGGCCGTTGGTGGTGGTAGTGTTATTGACTGTGCCAAAGCAATTGCCGCCGGATATCACTATGATGGCGATGCCTGGGACTTAGTAGTTGGTAAAGCAACGATTCAAAAAGCGGTTCCGATTGGAACAATTTTAACGCTTGCAGCTACCGGATCAGAAATGAATGGCAGTTCAGTAATTAGCAATGAAGCAACGATTGAAAAAATTGGTTTTGGTTCGCCTTTACTGCGGCCAGTATTTACTTTTGAAGATCCGACGCTTACTTACACTGTTTCTACTTATCAAACCGCAGCCGGCAGTGTTGATATCTTCGCCCATTTATTGGAGAACTATTTCTCATCACATGATGATGAAGGTATTAGTGATCGCATGATTGAAGCAATGATGCTTAATGTCATTCACTATGCACCGATTGCAGTTGCTACTCCAGATAACTACGATGCCCGTGCCAATCTTATGTGGACTAGTACTTTAGCATTAAATGGTCTAACCGGTTTTGGCCGCAGCGGCGGTGACTGGGCAAGTCACGCCATTGAACATGAAGTGAGTGCTTATTATGACATCACTCATGGTGCCGGTCTGGCAATTCTCTTCCCATATGTATTGGAAAGTTATTTAGCTAAAGATATCGTTGATAAACTACCACTCACTAAATTCACGCAACTGGGACGCAATGTTTTTCATTTAGAAGCTGATGATGATGCAATTCTCGCGCAACTTACTATTGATGCTTTACGTGATTTCTTCCGTTCACTCAATATGCCGTTACAACTAAACGAAGAAAAAGTTGATGATACCCATTTCCGTGCTATGGCAGACCACCCGGTTAATACAACCGGCACACTAGGATGTTATCAACCGCTCACCGCTGACGATATCTATACTATTTATAAGAAAGCTTTATAA